From the Paraflavitalea soli genome, the window TGCAGGGCAAAGGGCTTCAGCAGGTTGGCCTTGATCGTTATTTCCAGGGCATCATCGCTTTTATCAAACAACTGCTGCAGGAAATGCAGGAAAGGTATTTTGTATTCTCCGGCCAGTAGTAGCAGGAATAGCTCTTCCAGTTTCAGCTGCAATAGTTTGGAGGTGTTCTCATGCGGGTGCTGTATATACTGCAATACACTGTCACGCACCGTGAGGATCTCACGGGAGCAGGATACCAGCATACGGGCATGGTCAGCAGAAGAGGTGACCGACCGGAGATCAGTATGTTCGGCCACAAAGGATTTCAGGAACTGATCATCCAGGCAAAGCATGAGGGCCGAAAAGCCATCTTTTTCGGCTAAAAAGGTAGACATGAAGTAGGCGCCCCTTTTAAGCAGGATCAGCTCATTGGCCTTGGCTGCAATCACCTGGTCGCCCAGGTGGATCGTTTTGGAACCCCGTATGATAAAGACCAGTGTATGCTCTGTTAGGAAGCCTTCCGTTTTAGGCACCATTTGCATGATCTTGTAGAAGGCCAGCACCGACTTGCCCGAATGATAGGTCACTACATTGGCAGGCGCATTTTCAAACTCCCTGGGAAATCTTGGATACACAGTATAAAAAATTGAAGGCTAAAGGTAGCTAAAAGAGCAGGCTAATAGAAGGCACAAAAAAACCTCCCGTTTTAGCGGGAGGTGCACTAATCAAAATACATTAACCATTAAACCTTATCCTATGATGATATAAAGATATATAATTTATTATCCATAACAAAGCTTTGTGCATAATATGTGCTTATTTTCACATTTATGTGGATAGCCTAATTTCAGCGAATTCCGATTATCCTCATAGCGTTTTGCTGACCTAACGGCCAACGATAGCTTTTTGTTTACCCTTCGAAAATTAAAGAGAATAGGATCATCTTCGAATTGAGCTTGTCGATGGTGTTGGAAAATTTGAGGTTCTGATCACGGGAATGGGTATTCATAAGCCCGTTGCTGAATTTGATCTCCGGGGAGAGAATAAATACGGGGAAGTAAAAGCTAAAACCGATGCCTGCTTCTACGCCAAAGTCATACTTCGACAATTTCACCAGCCCCTCTGCGCGGCGGGCAGTAGAATTGGAAGCGAGGTCATATTCAAACTTAGCCCCACCAAACATATATACGCGGAAGTTACCGATCCTGTCGGACCTGAACTTAAGGTGAATGGGCACTCCCACCAGGATCGATTCCACCCTTTTGGTCATCACTTTAGCCTCTTCTTTGGCGAGATCGGGCGTTTTTAAGGTATAAGTGAGGTTTTTATACGAAAACAGTAATTGCGGGAAAATAGCCCTTACTTCAAAACGGGGGGAGAGCCGGTACGTGTGCATACCTGCCAGTCCGAAGCCACCCGCTCCTTGCGATTCAATAGACTGTATACTGTCCTGCTGTAAAAAGCTGGGGTGGTGGGTAACATTGAAGCGGGAAGTATTATAAATCAGGGCAATGCCTAAAAAGTACTTCTTATCGTCGTGATTGGGAAGATTTAACTCAATTTCCTGCGCCCAGCTGCGGGAGCAGGCCGTCAATAAAGTGAGCACATATGCCAGGCGTATCAACTGGCTCTTTTTCTGCCGCAGTAAATAGTACATATTCCTAAACTCAACCTTTTTAGTGAAGTGTCCGAAAACCCAACTTGTTGTAAAATGTGTAAAAATGTTTCGCCTTCAGGAAATGCTTTAACTGATTTATTTAAATATTGATACGCGTCTTTATTCTTGGTCAGCCAGCGCCCCGCCTGGGGTGCTACGATGTTCATGTACAAATTATAAAGCCCTTTAAACCAGATCTTTCGGGGTTTTGAGAACTCCAGTATCACCAGTTTCCCACCGGGTTTTAACACCCTGTACATCTCACTTAGTCCTTTCTCCAGGTTTTGAAAATTGCGGACCCCGAAAGCGGCCGTAATGGCATCAAACGAATTGTCCTGGAAATTTATTGCTTCGCTATCGCCCTTCTCTAATTCTATATGATTATTTAACAACAGCTTGGCAATCTTTTGCCTGCCCAGCTGGAGCATACCCTCAGAAATATCTATGCCAATTATTTTCCGGGGTTGCAGGTATTTCCAGGTGGTGATCGCCAGATCGGCCGTTCCCGTAGCCACATCCAGTACCTCCTGCGGCTTCAAATCTACCAATTCTTTGATAGCCCGCTTGCGCCAGTACACATCGATGCCGCCGGAAAGAAAGCGGTTCATGAAATCGTACCGGAACGCAATCTGGTCAAACATACTGGCCACCTGCTCTTTCTTGCTTTGCTCAGATCCCTCGAAGGGCACTATGGTATCATGTGAATGATTGGACATGGAGCGCAAAGTTAGGGGAAAGCAGCTGGTTTTCAGTATAGCGCGCGAGGGCTGGTCAAAAGGTTCAGGGTATTTGGATCGGGATTTATTCGCTTCATATTTACAGCTCATTTGGTATTAACCTGCTATTAACCTGAACACTAGCCTTTGATAAACCGTAGATAAGCCGTCTCTTTAAAGGACAGCTTATCTACGGCTTATATACAGCTTATATACGGCTTATCTACAGGTTATCCCAAAACGAGAAGCGAATATGGAGGCTACCAGCGGCGGCGCGGACAGGGACCTGATCCAAAGCGGCCAGCCAGCGGGTAAGCCAGTTTTATCCAATCCGAATCGGTATATTTAATGCACAAATGAGTTCCCACAGCTTGCTACAACGTTCTACTATACAATTACTTCGCTTTCATTTTTCCTTTTTCCTGCTGCCCGTATACCTTTTTGCCCTGGGGCAGGTGCCCGCTATACAGGCTTCCCATGCCTTGCTCATCTTTTTCATCCTGCATGTATTGGTCTATCCCGCCAGCAATGGCTATAATTCCTATATGGACCGGGATGAAGGGAGCATCGGGGGCATCAAAAATCCCCTGCAGCCCACCCGGCAATTATTCCTGGTAAGTGTGGTCATGGATGTTGTGGCGATGTTGTTGAGCCTGTTCATTGGCTATTTATTCACTGCCTGCATTATTGCCTATATACTGGCTTCCCGGGCTTATAGTTACCGGGGCATACGGTTGAAGCAGTATCCGCTGGCGGGTTATCTTACGGTGATCATTTTCCAGGGAGCCGTTACTTTTTTTATGGTTTATCATGGTTGCAGCGTAAACAAAACGACCGATGTGCCGTTAACCGGAATGATAGCGGCCAGTTTACTCATCGGGGGATTTTATCCGCTTACCCAGGTTTACCAGCATGAAGCCGATAAGAAGGATGGGGTGCTCACCATCAGTGCAGCATTGGGATACCGGGGTACTTTTATTTTTACAGCCATCATCTACAGCCTGGCCATGGGATTACTGGCTTACCTGTTCTATAGTACAGGGGAATTTGTAAAATTCCTGGTATTGGCAACTTGTATGCTGCCCATTCTCGTATATTTTTTTAAATGGGCAGGCGGCGTATGGAAAGATGAAAACGTAGCCGATTTTACCCACACCATGCGTATGAACCTGTTGGCATCGGTTTGTACCAATATTGCTTTCCTTATTTTATTAACCTGGAAATTATTTGAGTAAGATCATCTCCATTGGCACAGCTGTACCGGCGTTCAAACACCGTCAGCAGGATATCATGCAATTTATGCAAGCCGTTTATGCCCTTACAGAAGCTGATAAGCGTAAGATCCGGTTCCTGTACCACCAGAGTGCTATAGATACCCGCTATTCCGTTGTTCCCGATTATAGCCGGTCAGCGGCTGAATGGAAATTCTACCCTGCTACGGAGAACCTGGAGCCCTTTCCTTCCCTGGAACAGCGAATGACCTGGTACCATAAATATGCTGCTCCTTTATCCATCCATGCGGTACGGGATTGCCTGGACGGAAAAGTAAAACAGGAGGAGATCACCCACCTGATCACGGTGAGTTGTACAGGCATGAGTGCACCAGGGCTCGACCTTCAATTGATCGAGCTGCTGGAGCTTCCCAGGAATGCCTGGCGCAGTTCCGTCAATTTCATGGGTTGTTATGCGGCTGTTCATGCCCTCAAAATAGCCGATGCCCTTTGCCAGGCCGATAAGCGGGCTAAAGTATTAATTGTATGTACGGAGCTTTGTACCCTGCATTTTCAACGGGAGTCTTCGGTGGATAATATTGCTTCCAGCCTTTTGTTTGGCGATGGAAGTGCGGCCGTATTGGTAACACACAACGATGATGCCCATAAAGGATTACAGATCGATCATTTTTATTCAGAAATAATTCCAAAAGGGAAAGGGGATATGTCGTGGGAGTTGTCTTCTTCCGGATTCCTGATGACATTGAGCAGTTATATTCCCGAGCTGGTAGGAGAGGATTTTGGTGCTTTGACCGGCAGGGCCTTGCAACAGGCCGGTCTTTCACAGGAAGCAATAACGCATTGGTGCATCCACCCCGGTGGTAAAAAGATACTGGAAGCGGTATCGGCAAGTCTGCACCTGAAAAATGATGAGCTGCAAATCTGTGCCGATGTGTTGAGAAATTACGGGAATATGTCTTCTCCTACCATACTGTTTGTATTGAAAAAGCTGATGCTGCAAATGACCGCTGTTCCGCAAAAAGAAACGACACAACGGGTATTCGGAGCGGCTTTTGGACCGGGATTAACGATGGAAACCTTTGTGGCGAGTATGTGAACCGGCAATCGTCAATCGGCAATCGTGAATAGGTCTCGCTGATCATTGAAGTGCGTACGCAGAAGTAATAGGGCCTTTTTAAATAATACATTCAAGTTTGTGAATTTTCGCCATCGATCATACCAGCAGGAATTGCTGGACCGGGATGATATTCCGTTTGCGGATATCCGGAGGAATATGCAGGAACTTGATTTTATCAATACCTGGCTGGGGGGCCATGCTATTACCCTGGCAGGGTTGAAGCAACTGGCCGGGGGCCGGCAAAGCATTTCCGTGTGCGAGGTAGGTTGTGGTGGCGGCGATAACCTGGTAGCCATCCGGCAGTGGTGTGAAAAAAAAGGGATGGCTGCATCTTTCATTGGTATCGATAAAAATCCTGATTGTATAAAAGTGGCGCAGGAAAGAAAGCTGCGCGGTTGCACGTGGATAACGGCCGATTATAAGGATGTGGAGCTGGAGCACAAGCCGGATATTATCTTTTCTTCTTTGTTCTGTCATCATTTCCCGGAACGGGAATTGATAACGCAATTGCAATGGATGTACAGGCATGCACAACGGGGATTTTTTATCAATGACCTGCACCGGCATCCGCTGGCCTATTATTCTATTCAGTGGCTTACGCGGTTATTCTCTAAAAGTTACCTCGTAAAAAATGATGCCCCCTTGTCTGTTGCCAGAGGATTTGTTAAAAATGACTGGGAACAACTTTTTGATAGCGCAGGAATCACTACCTTTTCCGTTGAATGGAAATGGGCGTTCAGATGGTTGGTAGTAGTGGAACGGCAATCGGCAATCGGCAATCGTGAATCGCTTGCTTCGAAGGGGCGGCGAGCCCGTAGCTCCCAATAGCAGTTCATCTGAAAAAATAACACATCATCAATAGCGCTGGTTGAGTCTTGATCCCAAATACGATATTGCCATCATAGGAGGTGGATTGGCAGGGTTAGCCCTGTCTGTTCAGTGCGTGCGGGCCGGCTATCGTACCATCGTATTTGAGCGGGAAAAATACCCTTTTCATAAGGTTTGCGGCGAATACATCAGCCTGGAGAGCTGGAACTTCCTGGAAGAGCTGGGCGTGCCCCTGAGTGATATGCAGCTGCCGGTCATCAACCGCTTGCAGGTGAGTGCACCCAATGGGAAATATATTGAAACTGCCCTGCCTCTGGGGGGATTTGGCATTAGCCGCTATACACTCGATCAACTGCTGGCCAATATCGCACGCAGGGAAGGGGTGGTGCTGATGGAGGAAACGAAAGTGGTCAATGTGGTTTACCGGAATAATGCTTTTGTTATCTTTTCTTCCCGGGGAGAAACAGAAGTGACCATTGCCGCCGGCACTTATGGAAAAAGGGGCAACCTGGATGCCAAGTGGAAGCGGCCTTTTACCCAGGTAAAACCCAATAAGCTCAACCATTTTGTAGGGGTAAAGTACCACATTGAAACCTTTTTTCCGGAAGATCTCATTGCATTACATAATTTTGAGAATGGTTATTGTGGTATATCGCGCATAGAGAACAATAAATATTGCCTCTGCTATCTGACCACCGCCAGGAATCTGCGCAAAAGCCACAATGATATCCAGGCGATGGAGAAAAATATCCTTCAAAAGAATCCATTCCTGGAAAAGATATTTTCCAATGCGCGGTTCCTGTATACAGAACCGCTCACTATTTCCCGGATATCCTTTAATAGAAAAAACCAGGTAGAGAACCATGTATTGATGATTGGTGATGCGGCTGGTATGATCACCCCGCTTTGTGGCAATGGCATGAGCATGGCTTTACATGGCAGTAAGCTGGCCTTTGAGGAGATCAGCCAGTTTATGAAAGGCCAGATTACACGCTATGAAATGGAGCTGCAATACACCCAGCAGTGGGAAAAGCAATTTGGCCGCCGCTTACAGACAGGACGATTGATCCAACGTTTTTTTGGTAGTGCATCTTTATCCAATTTCCTGATAACCGCCGTAAAACCTTTTCCGAAGTTCGTTGCCTTTTTGATAAGGCAAACGCACGGTAAACCTTTTTAGTAGCAACCTTTTTTTAGTAGCATGTTCAAGACCTTACCTTTTTTGGCTGGGCTGTTAATGGTCCAGTTGGCCCTCGTTGCACAGAATTATCATGCTGTGAACGGATCCTCCTTTGCAGGCAGTTTAGGCGTAGGTAATAATCCTGCTTCTATTGTGAATACGCCTTTTGCCTGGGATATAGATATACTTTCTGTACAGGTAAAGCCGGCTACCAATGCGGTGACGCTTCATAATTATTCCCTTCTGTCTTTTGGTGGTACAGCAGAATACCAGTTTGATAAAGGCTATTATGCCCGCTTTATGCAGGCCAATGCCAATGTGAACCTGCTCAATACGCGCATTGCGCTCAGCCGCCGGGCAGCCATTGCCGGAGGCATTAATATCCGGAGTTATTCAAATATCAAAACCAGCCCCTATGCTTTTGTGGATACGATGAAAAGCGCCCGGTCTTTCTTTCTCATGAACGGGGGCAATACCAATTATAGTGCTGACCTGACAAGCAGCAGCTGGCTGGAATTGTTTGGCACCTATGCCCAAACTATTGTGGACAATGAACGCAGCCGCCTCAATGCAGGGATCACCGTACGGGTGTCCCGCGGCCTGTCGGGCGCACATGCCAAACTGGTGAGTGGGGAGGTGGAAAGGATCATAGAGAACGGACAGGAAAAATATGTACTGAAAGATGCGGCCGCACGCTATGGCTATTCTGCCAATTTAGACGGTTGGAAGAAGGAGAAGGGATCGAATCAAAACCTGCAGGATTTTGTGCGGAATAGCGAAGGCGGGGCTTCTTTTGATGTGGGCGTGGAATACCTGATCAAACCTATGGTGATTGCCGATTTCAATGATCCTGCCGAACGCTACTACGATTACGACTGGAAGATCGGTATTGCTATCTTGGATATCGGCTTCAATCAATACAAGTATAGCAACAACAGCCGCACCGTGCGGGGATTCAGGGGTGAGGTAACGGATATGGACCTCGATAAAAAATTCAACAACATCCACGGCATTGCCGGGTTTAATGATAGCCTGGCTACCATCGTGAACAGCATGGGCCGGTTGGCGGGCAATTTCAATGTGATCAATCCTATGCGGGTGGTGGTCAATGTAGACAGGTATTTATTTGATGCTTTTTATATCAATGCGGATCTGTCCATCAACCTTTCTCCCCTGGCGGGCGACCAACGCCTGTACGTAAAGGAAACCAACCTGCTGGCGGTGACACCCCGTTGGGAAACGCGCAACTGGGGATTTTATATGCCGGTATTGTACAATACGGAAAAGCAACTTCGGATAGGCGGGGCTGTAAAAGCAGGACCGCTGTTGCTGGGCATCCACAACTGGGCCACCCTGTTTGCCAAAAATCGTATGCAGAACGGAGGCGGCTACCTGGCTTTGGTGATCCGGGCCGGCCGCGACAGTCAGCACAAACGGGACCGCAAATACGATTGTCCGCCTTATTGACGATTCCCCCTTATTAATTTTATTGGGTTGATTGTGAAAAAGGGTTATTTTTTGCATCTTGCAGGTAACCCCTTAGCAGGGTAGCCACTAACACCCTCAATTCATCATTATGCGATCCCGACAACTGCTGTTGACCATTCTTTTGGTAATGGCCATTACCAACCTCTATAGTCAGGTTTCCCTGAAAGATTATTCTACCAAGGTGAGTGACACCTGCTGGCGGGTGGATTATTATATACCGGCTGGTTCGCTAAACAAGGTAGAATCTTTTAAAGACAGAAAGAAGACAATAGCTCATGGCCGCTTTGTCTTTTATGATGAAAAGGGATATGCAGACTCTACGGGGTTTTATGTAAATGGACAACGCAATGGCACCTGGTATTATTACAATAACAAAGGAAAAGTGCTGCTGTCGAGAGAATATGAGAACGGGATAGTAGTCAGTGAAAAGAAGCATGAACAGGAGCCCGAAGGGAAAGACAAATCACCTAAGCCAGGAGAGGTAGAATCGGAGTTTGAGGGCGGTCTGAAAGGCTGGCAACAATACCTCAACAGGAACCTTCGCTACCCGCGCGAAGCTATAATAGCTGGGATACAGGGAGAAGTACGGGTGGCTTTTGTAGTGAGTGCCGTAGGGGCCGTACAGGATATATGGATCATCAAATCGATAGACCGCTCACTAGACAAAGAAAGCGCCCGGCTATTGGAGGATTCTCCCAACTGGATACCTGCCGAACAGGATGGCCGAAGGGTGAAAAGTTACAAAATACAACCCATCAGGTACCGGACGCAGTAACATGTAGGTGCACAAGGCCATGGGTTCTATATTTTCAATAATATTTGAAACTTCAGAAATGGGGCGTATCTTTACACCTGAAACGATCGTCTATGAAGTTGAGTGAAGCCAAACATCAGTTTATCGACTCCTGGGGTTCCTTTGGAACGCACTGGGGTATTAACCGCACCATGGCGCAGATACATGCCCTGTTGCTGGTAAGTCCCGATCCGCTGAGCCAGGATGATATCATGGAGCAGTTGAGTGTGAGCAGGGGCAATGTGAACATGAATATCAGGGACCTGATAGACTGGGCGCTGGTACAGCGTACCAGCATTCCGGGTGAACGCAGGGAATATTTTGTAGCGGAGAAGGATATCTGGAAAGTGGCCACCACCATCATCAAAGAGCGAAAGCGCCGGGAGCTTGATCCTATGCTGAAACTGATGGACCAGTTGACGGCTATAGAGGGCGATAAGAAAGATAAGGAAGTGAAGCAGTTTGTGGAAACGATGCAGGGTATTAAACGTTTTGGCGACAAGGCGGATAAGATGCTGGATGTATTGGTAAAGGCCGATGAGAACTGGTTTGTAGGTAGCCTGATGAAGTTCTTTAAATAACAGGTTGTATGAAATCATTCAAAAGTATAGATTGTGCTATCCAGGGCGTATTGATTGTGTTGGGTTTTATGATGGGACTTTGGTCGGGTGAAATGTTGAGCGACATGACCTTTTTTACAGGTTATTTCCTCGTGGGCGGCTGGCAGCTGATCAGTGTGATCGTGCACTTTTTTTACGACCCGCCTTATAAAACACTCATGCGCAGGATCTACCTCTATACATTGGGCGTCGTGATCCTCGCCCTGGTGGTATCACTTCCGGCAGATGGAATTATTACCATGTTGTTTGTGCTCTTGTTCTTCTCGCCCATCATGGCCGTGTATTACCTGATCACCTGTATTAGAGAAACCCAACAGCTGTCGCTGATCATGGCACAGGCTGTCAATCCTGATAAACTGCCAGGTTGAGCAGGCGACAGGTAAAACAACAGATCATAAACCGGGCAACCGGTCTTTTTTATACCGTATTATTTCAGTTATTTCTGAAAATATGAAAAACAAGAAAATAATCATTGCGGGAGGTACTGGTTTTATCGGTCAGGCAATGGCGCAGTATTTTGGAAAAGACAACCATGTGGTCATCCTCACCCGCCAATCGGTCAACGGCCACAATAACAATCCCAATCGTTTGCTAAAAGCCTCCGATGGTTATAATGTAACTTATTGGCGATGGGATGGCAAGCACGTAGAGCAACATTGGCTCAATGATATAGAAGATTGTGATGTAGTAATCAACCTGGCGGGGAAATCGGTGAATTGCCGGTACAATGAGCGTAATAAACAGGAAGTGCTGGCGAGCAGGGTAGATGCTACCCAGGCTATTGGTCAGGCCATACGCCACGCTAAAAATCCCCCGCAGTTATGGATCAATGCTGCATCAGCTACCATTTACCGTCATGCGATGGACAGGCCACAGGAAGAAGAGAATGGGGAGATCAGCGACCTGAAGCAGGATAACATGCCCTATTCATTCCTCGACAGGCTGCGTTACCGGTGGAAGAAGGCGAGGGCAACCTTATTGCATGGAAAGAATTCAGCATCCTATCAAATGCTGAACAAAGACTTTTCGGTTGGCATTTGCCAGCAGTGGGAACAAACCTTTTTTGAGGAGCATACACCTGCTACCCGTAAGGTGGCGTTGCGGGCGGCCATTACATTGGGAGCAGGTGGCGTGATGGTGCCTTACTTCAACCTGCTGAAGGCAGGGCTGGGCGGCTACCAGGGAAATGGCCGGCAAATGTACAGTTGGATCCATGAAGAAGACCTGTGCCGGATAGTGGAATGGTGCTATGATCACCCGGAAGCGGAAGGCGTATACAATTGTGCAGCTCCTAACCCGGTCACCAATACTGATTTTATGCGCACCTTGCGCAGGGCTACCGGCCATAAGTTTGGGTTGCCCGCTTTTACCTGGATGCTGGAGCTGGGGGCAGGATTGATAGGCACAGAATCGGAGCTGGTACTGAAGAGCCGCTGGGTATTGCCCGGCAGGTTGTTGAGGTCGGGGTTCCGGTTTAAATACTTACAGGCCGATGAAGCCTTGCAGGATATTGTGCGTAAGACGCCGAGGAAGAAATATCATTTGTTCTAAAAAGGCAACGAGGCACAAGGCATAGAGGCAACGAGGGAAAAGGGGCCGGGAGCAGTAGACAGCTTGGGGCCGGACTCAGCAGGACAGCCGACATCAAACCAAATAACCGCTATATTCGTTATAATATAAAGCATTCAGCATGGGCACAGCTAAAAAGACAGTAGTATTGGGTGCATCAGACAATCCGGAACGTTATAGTTTCCTGGCAATTAACAGGCTACGGGCCAATAACCATCCGGTAGTGGCTATCGGGCGTAAGCAGGCCAAGGTGGCAGATGTACAGGTAGAAACTGAACAAAAGCCCGTTGAAGCCGTAGATACCGTGACGTTGTACCTGAATCCCGCTCACCAAAAAGAGTACTACGACTA encodes:
- a CDS encoding helix-turn-helix transcriptional regulator — protein: MYPRFPREFENAPANVVTYHSGKSVLAFYKIMQMVPKTEGFLTEHTLVFIIRGSKTIHLGDQVIAAKANELILLKRGAYFMSTFLAEKDGFSALMLCLDDQFLKSFVAEHTDLRSVTSSADHARMLVSCSREILTVRDSVLQYIQHPHENTSKLLQLKLEELFLLLLAGEYKIPFLHFLQQLFDKSDDALEITIKANLLKPFALQDYAKLCGLSLSSFKREFARIFKTAPKEWINNERLLHANRLLETTPKNVNEVAFECGFENVSYFIKCYKARFGYTPKEATRSKTATI
- the porT gene encoding type IX secretion/gliding motility protein PorT/SprT is translated as MYYLLRQKKSQLIRLAYVLTLLTACSRSWAQEIELNLPNHDDKKYFLGIALIYNTSRFNVTHHPSFLQQDSIQSIESQGAGGFGLAGMHTYRLSPRFEVRAIFPQLLFSYKNLTYTLKTPDLAKEEAKVMTKRVESILVGVPIHLKFRSDRIGNFRVYMFGGAKFEYDLASNSTARRAEGLVKLSKYDFGVEAGIGFSFYFPVFILSPEIKFSNGLMNTHSRDQNLKFSNTIDKLNSKMILFSLIFEG
- the ubiE gene encoding bifunctional demethylmenaquinone methyltransferase/2-methoxy-6-polyprenyl-1,4-benzoquinol methylase UbiE, with the translated sequence MSNHSHDTIVPFEGSEQSKKEQVASMFDQIAFRYDFMNRFLSGGIDVYWRKRAIKELVDLKPQEVLDVATGTADLAITTWKYLQPRKIIGIDISEGMLQLGRQKIAKLLLNNHIELEKGDSEAINFQDNSFDAITAAFGVRNFQNLEKGLSEMYRVLKPGGKLVILEFSKPRKIWFKGLYNLYMNIVAPQAGRWLTKNKDAYQYLNKSVKAFPEGETFLHILQQVGFSDTSLKRLSLGICTIYCGRKRAS
- a CDS encoding UbiA family prenyltransferase, encoding MSSHSLLQRSTIQLLRFHFSFFLLPVYLFALGQVPAIQASHALLIFFILHVLVYPASNGYNSYMDRDEGSIGGIKNPLQPTRQLFLVSVVMDVVAMLLSLFIGYLFTACIIAYILASRAYSYRGIRLKQYPLAGYLTVIIFQGAVTFFMVYHGCSVNKTTDVPLTGMIAASLLIGGFYPLTQVYQHEADKKDGVLTISAALGYRGTFIFTAIIYSLAMGLLAYLFYSTGEFVKFLVLATCMLPILVYFFKWAGGVWKDENVADFTHTMRMNLLASVCTNIAFLILLTWKLFE
- a CDS encoding type III polyketide synthase, with product MSKIISIGTAVPAFKHRQQDIMQFMQAVYALTEADKRKIRFLYHQSAIDTRYSVVPDYSRSAAEWKFYPATENLEPFPSLEQRMTWYHKYAAPLSIHAVRDCLDGKVKQEEITHLITVSCTGMSAPGLDLQLIELLELPRNAWRSSVNFMGCYAAVHALKIADALCQADKRAKVLIVCTELCTLHFQRESSVDNIASSLLFGDGSAAVLVTHNDDAHKGLQIDHFYSEIIPKGKGDMSWELSSSGFLMTLSSYIPELVGEDFGALTGRALQQAGLSQEAITHWCIHPGGKKILEAVSASLHLKNDELQICADVLRNYGNMSSPTILFVLKKLMLQMTAVPQKETTQRVFGAAFGPGLTMETFVASM
- a CDS encoding methyltransferase domain-containing protein, producing MNFRHRSYQQELLDRDDIPFADIRRNMQELDFINTWLGGHAITLAGLKQLAGGRQSISVCEVGCGGGDNLVAIRQWCEKKGMAASFIGIDKNPDCIKVAQERKLRGCTWITADYKDVELEHKPDIIFSSLFCHHFPERELITQLQWMYRHAQRGFFINDLHRHPLAYYSIQWLTRLFSKSYLVKNDAPLSVARGFVKNDWEQLFDSAGITTFSVEWKWAFRWLVVVERQSAIGNRESLASKGRRARSSQ
- a CDS encoding NAD(P)/FAD-dependent oxidoreductase, whose amino-acid sequence is MSLDPKYDIAIIGGGLAGLALSVQCVRAGYRTIVFEREKYPFHKVCGEYISLESWNFLEELGVPLSDMQLPVINRLQVSAPNGKYIETALPLGGFGISRYTLDQLLANIARREGVVLMEETKVVNVVYRNNAFVIFSSRGETEVTIAAGTYGKRGNLDAKWKRPFTQVKPNKLNHFVGVKYHIETFFPEDLIALHNFENGYCGISRIENNKYCLCYLTTARNLRKSHNDIQAMEKNILQKNPFLEKIFSNARFLYTEPLTISRISFNRKNQVENHVLMIGDAAGMITPLCGNGMSMALHGSKLAFEEISQFMKGQITRYEMELQYTQQWEKQFGRRLQTGRLIQRFFGSASLSNFLITAVKPFPKFVAFLIRQTHGKPF
- a CDS encoding energy transducer TonB; the protein is MRSRQLLLTILLVMAITNLYSQVSLKDYSTKVSDTCWRVDYYIPAGSLNKVESFKDRKKTIAHGRFVFYDEKGYADSTGFYVNGQRNGTWYYYNNKGKVLLSREYENGIVVSEKKHEQEPEGKDKSPKPGEVESEFEGGLKGWQQYLNRNLRYPREAIIAGIQGEVRVAFVVSAVGAVQDIWIIKSIDRSLDKESARLLEDSPNWIPAEQDGRRVKSYKIQPIRYRTQ
- a CDS encoding GbsR/MarR family transcriptional regulator, whose protein sequence is MKLSEAKHQFIDSWGSFGTHWGINRTMAQIHALLLVSPDPLSQDDIMEQLSVSRGNVNMNIRDLIDWALVQRTSIPGERREYFVAEKDIWKVATTIIKERKRRELDPMLKLMDQLTAIEGDKKDKEVKQFVETMQGIKRFGDKADKMLDVLVKADENWFVGSLMKFFK
- a CDS encoding epimerase, yielding MKNKKIIIAGGTGFIGQAMAQYFGKDNHVVILTRQSVNGHNNNPNRLLKASDGYNVTYWRWDGKHVEQHWLNDIEDCDVVINLAGKSVNCRYNERNKQEVLASRVDATQAIGQAIRHAKNPPQLWINAASATIYRHAMDRPQEEENGEISDLKQDNMPYSFLDRLRYRWKKARATLLHGKNSASYQMLNKDFSVGICQQWEQTFFEEHTPATRKVALRAAITLGAGGVMVPYFNLLKAGLGGYQGNGRQMYSWIHEEDLCRIVEWCYDHPEAEGVYNCAAPNPVTNTDFMRTLRRATGHKFGLPAFTWMLELGAGLIGTESELVLKSRWVLPGRLLRSGFRFKYLQADEALQDIVRKTPRKKYHLF
- a CDS encoding CoA-binding protein, encoding MGTAKKTVVLGASDNPERYSFLAINRLRANNHPVVAIGRKQAKVADVQVETEQKPVEAVDTVTLYLNPAHQKEYYDYIFSLHPKRIIFNPGAENEELATLAKEKGIQPMEACTLVLLSTGQF